In the genome of Gemmatimonadota bacterium, the window AGCAGCGTCTCGCCCCGCGCTATGGTGGCCCCCGTCTCGCCCGGCGCATAATGGGGATCCGCGGCGTTGGGTCCGATAGCGACGATCGTATCGGCGCCGAGGCGCAGGCCGCCGTCCCCCAGGGCGCCGATGACCCAGCGGCGCAGCTCTCCCTCGCCGAGCGGGGAGCCGTCGCGCGCCGCCGCGGCGGCCCTGTGAAATGCCCGCGCGGCTACGTCGGCCACGACCTTCGCCGCCCGCCGGTGTGACTTGCGGCCGGCCTCGTCCCACGCCGAGTAGAACCGTGACACCAGTTCGGCGGACGTGACGACCTCGACGCTGAAGCGCTCGATCAACTCCACCACGCCGACCGGCACGAGGTCCATCGCCGGCACGGCGTCGCCCCGCGAGATCTCCATCGCCAGCGTCTGCACGTCACCGAGCAGGTCGCCGAGGCAGGCGTCGAGCGCGCGCCAGCCCGCGTACTCTTGCTTCGCCCACGGCCACGAGGCCCAGGGGCCGAGCTCGATGGCGTGGACGATGGCGGAGGGCTCGCCTCGCGCCGGTATCCACACGAACCATCGGCGTGTCAGATCGCCCAGCTCGACCAACCCGCCGGACACGCCGTTGCGCGCGTGCAGGTCGTAGAGCAGCCACCCATCCAGCTCCAGCTCCCCGAGCGCGTCCTGAATCCCCGACAGCCTGCCCTTCAGGCGCCCGAAGTCCGATGATAGAGCCAGATCCAGTGCCACCCGCCCTCCTATCCCTTGGTTTCGTCCGAGCCGCCTTCGACGATGTCAGCGGCGCGACTCATGGTCGCCCGGATCAGCGACAGGCCGAGCACTCGGTCCCGGCTCACCAGGTGCCGAATCTCGTTCCCTCGCTTGATCGCGGCCGAGGCCCCCGCCCAGCCCCATCTCCGCAGCGCGGACAGGGTCACCGCCAGCCGATCCCTGACCGTAAAGAAATCGGTCAGCGTGCGCACCGACGCCGCGCCCGTGCGAGAGGCGGCGACCTCGGAGAGGTCGTCCACGTAAAGGTCCTCGGCGCCCGCCTCCAGGAGCAGTTGCTTCCAACGCTGTGGCAGCAGCGGCCTGAAGCCCAGGCCGATCGTCAGCGCGTCCCTGCGGCGCTCGTCTACGTCGGCCGTCCAGACCGGCTGCACCAGCAGAATCGCTCCTCCCGGCCGCGTGACCCGCGCCAGCTCGGCCACCGCCGCGCCGGCGTCGACAGCCGACAGGCCGATCTCGCCGATGGCCACGTCGAACACGGCGTCGGTGTACGGCAGGTCAGTGGGAGAGGCCTGGTCGAAGTGAACCTGCGCCTCGAGTCCGGCCGCCAGCGCGCGCTGCGTCGCGTGCCCCACGAGCTCGGCGTCGGGGTCGACCCCGGCACCGTGCGCCCCCGTCAGAGTCGCCAGAAAGCGCACAGCCTCGCCCGCCGCGGCGGGCGCGATGAGGAACTCCATGCCCGGCGTCAGGTCGGTGAGCCGCGCGATGTAGCGGTAACACTGCTGGCGGCCTTCGGCCAGCCCGCGCTGGCGGCTGAGTCTGGCGATGTCCAGCGCCGAAGGACCGCGTACGACCTCCGGCCGGTCCCGCGGCCCCCGTCCCGCGCCGGGCCGAGTCCCGCCGGGCGGGGAAACCCCGTCGGCCGGACCGGCTGCGCCCTCGTTGGTACCGCTCGCGTGGCTGGGGTGAGCCATGCCGGGAATCTGCGGGCCGGTTCGGTCCATGGTCAATGCGGGCGCCGCGGCGCACCCGCCAGCGCCCGGAGCACTTCCACGACCCCGGCGGCGGCGCGCGGCGGATTGTACCCACCCTCCAGGACCGCCACCACCGGCACGTCGCGGCCGGCTACTTCCAGCACGCACGTCGTAAGGTCGTGCATGTCCTGCGGCTCCAGCGACATCCCTCCGACCGGGTCTTCCGCCAGCAAATCGAACCCCGAGGACAACAGCACGATATCGGGCGCGTGCGCCCGCACCGCTACCGTCACCGCCTCCTTGAACGCGGGCAGGTAGGTGGCCGCTCCGGTCCCGGCGGGAAGCGGACGGTTGAGCGTCGTGCCCGCGCCGGCGCCCTCGCCACGCTCGCCGGCCGACCCGGTCCCGGGGTAGAGCGGACTCTGGTGGAGCGACACGTAGAAGACATCGCGGTCGAGCCAGAAGATGTCCTGCGTGCCGTTCCCGTGGTGGACGTCCCAGTCCACGATGAGGACCCGGCGGGCCCCCAGCCCCTGAGCGTGTCGGGCCGCGACGGCGACGTTGTTGAACAGGCAGAAGCCCATCGAGCGCACCGGCGTCGCGTGGTGTCCGGGCGGACGGGTCAGCGCGAAAGCCGAAGCGACTCTGCCGGCCAACACCAACTCGACGGCGTCGATCGCCGACCCGACGGCGGCCAGGGCAGCATCCCACGAGGCCGCCGAGACCAGCGTATCCCCGTCCAGAGCAGCCTGAGTTCCGCTCGCGGCGGCGAGCGCCACGGCGTCCCGCACCGCCGAGATCATCTCCGCTTCGTGACACAGGGCCAGCGACGCCTCCGCCGCCGGGGAAGCCTCGCGCTGAAGCACGAGCTCGAGCAGCTCGGGCGTCGCCTTTTCCAGGGCGGATACGATCGCGGGCAAGCGGCCCTGGTGCTCGGGGTGACCCCAGCCGGGGTCGTGCAACGCGCAGTCCGGGTGCAGCACCAGCGCCGTCCTGGGCCCGCTCACGCGGACGCTCCTGGCGCTATTCGGAGGCTGCGGCCGCCGCCGGCTCGCGCGCGGCCTCGACCATCTCGCGAACGTCGGCGAGGAGCCGGGGCGCGTCGTATATGATACCGTCCTTGACGGTGTACTTCACGCCGCCGACCCATTCCAGGCCGCCTCCCTCCTTGAGTCGGGGAGCCCCCGTGCCGTAGAGCACCTTGAGGTTCTCCAGGGGGTTCAGCTCGGTGATCACCAGGTCCGCCAGCGCCCCAGCCCGGACGACCCCTACGTCGGATCTGCCCAGCTCGTCGGCGCCCCACATGGTGGCGGAACGGAGCACCTCCAGCGGATGGAATCCAGCCTCGCGCAGGAGCTCCAGTTCGCGCACGTAGCCGAAGCCGTAGATCTTGAAGATGAAGCCGGCGTCCGACCCGACCGTGACCCTGCCGCCGCGGTTCTTGTACTCGTTCAGGAACCGCATCCAGCGACGGTAGTTGTTCTTCCACTCGACCTCGTCCTCGGTGGTCCAGTAAAACCAGTAGGATCCATGCGCCTCGCGGCTGGGCTGAAAGAACTGCCACAGCGACGGCAGCGTGTAGTCGTCGTGCCACGGCTGCCGCATCTCACGCACCAGGTCGCGGCTGGCCTCGTAGATGGTCATGGTCGGGTCGATATTGAAGCCCAGGTCGATGAGTTCGTCCATGACCTCGTTCCACCTGTCGCTGCCCGGCTCGGCGGCCTGTTCCCATAGCCGCCCCGCCTGCCCGAAGCGGTGCTGTTCGTCGTTGTAGTTGTAGTCCAGCCGGAAATGCTGGACCGTCCGGTCGACGAACATCGACTCGGGCAGCCCGTACCAGTGCTCCATCCCCGACAACCCGAGGCGCGCGGCGTCCAGCACGTTCATCTGCGCAACGCGGAGCTGGTTGAGGTGCGCGGTAGTACCGATGCCCTGGCGATTCGCCTCCGACAGCGTCGCTTCCATCACGTCCGGGCTCAGCGACGGCAGCTTGAGGCCGTCGGCGCCCCGGTCCGCCACGTAGCGGACCCAGGCGCGGGCGGCCTCCGGGGTGGTCACCGGGCCGTCCTCCCAGCCGCGCCCGAACCACGCGTACGCGTGGATTCTGGGGGCCACTATCTCGTTGCGCTCGCTGCGTGCCTTGTGGTCGAGGACCCAGTCGAGGCCGTTCCCGGAGCCCGGATCCCGGATCGTCGTGACGCCGTGCCCCAGCCACAGCTTGAACACGTACTCCGCCGGGGTACCCTGCGTGACTCCGCCG includes:
- a CDS encoding M24 family metallopeptidase, yielding MALDLALSSDFGRLKGRLSGIQDALGELELDGWLLYDLHARNGVSGGLVELGDLTRRWFVWIPARGEPSAIVHAIELGPWASWPWAKQEYAGWRALDACLGDLLGDVQTLAMEISRGDAVPAMDLVPVGVVELIERFSVEVVTSAELVSRFYSAWDEAGRKSHRRAAKVVADVAARAFHRAAAAARDGSPLGEGELRRWVIGALGDGGLRLGADTIVAIGPNAADPHYAPGETGATIARGETLLIDLWGKESEEAIYADQTWMGHLGSAVPERAAELFSVIRDARDAAVALLRDRAGAGPPVAGWEVDAATRGVVRERGWADAFVHRTGHSIDRDLHGTGPNIDDLETHETRLLSPGLGFSIEPGVYLRGDIGLRTEINVYMGADGPEVTTPDPQTEVLALPEADG
- a CDS encoding methyltransferase domain-containing protein, coding for MDRTGPQIPGMAHPSHASGTNEGAAGPADGVSPPGGTRPGAGRGPRDRPEVVRGPSALDIARLSRQRGLAEGRQQCYRYIARLTDLTPGMEFLIAPAAAGEAVRFLATLTGAHGAGVDPDAELVGHATQRALAAGLEAQVHFDQASPTDLPYTDAVFDVAIGEIGLSAVDAGAAVAELARVTRPGGAILLVQPVWTADVDERRRDALTIGLGFRPLLPQRWKQLLLEAGAEDLYVDDLSEVAASRTGAASVRTLTDFFTVRDRLAVTLSALRRWGWAGASAAIKRGNEIRHLVSRDRVLGLSLIRATMSRAADIVEGGSDETKG
- a CDS encoding histone deacetylase, which produces MSGPRTALVLHPDCALHDPGWGHPEHQGRLPAIVSALEKATPELLELVLQREASPAAEASLALCHEAEMISAVRDAVALAAASGTQAALDGDTLVSAASWDAALAAVGSAIDAVELVLAGRVASAFALTRPPGHHATPVRSMGFCLFNNVAVAARHAQGLGARRVLIVDWDVHHGNGTQDIFWLDRDVFYVSLHQSPLYPGTGSAGERGEGAGAGTTLNRPLPAGTGAATYLPAFKEAVTVAVRAHAPDIVLLSSGFDLLAEDPVGGMSLEPQDMHDLTTCVLEVAGRDVPVVAVLEGGYNPPRAAAGVVEVLRALAGAPRRPH
- a CDS encoding amidohydrolase family protein, producing MRWFRRSLWLLLPLAIAAPDVAFTQQESVEAAPDRAADEGEGPYERLIIRGATLIDGTGSPPIGPVDIVVEGNRIAEVRSVGFPGVGIRDEGRPDGATRELDATGHFVMPGFVDMHAHIGGVTQGTPAEYVFKLWLGHGVTTIRDPGSGNGLDWVLDHKARSERNEIVAPRIHAYAWFGRGWEDGPVTTPEAARAWVRYVADRGADGLKLPSLSPDVMEATLSEANRQGIGTTAHLNQLRVAQMNVLDAARLGLSGMEHWYGLPESMFVDRTVQHFRLDYNYNDEQHRFGQAGRLWEQAAEPGSDRWNEVMDELIDLGFNIDPTMTIYEASRDLVREMRQPWHDDYTLPSLWQFFQPSREAHGSYWFYWTTEDEVEWKNNYRRWMRFLNEYKNRGGRVTVGSDAGFIFKIYGFGYVRELELLREAGFHPLEVLRSATMWGADELGRSDVGVVRAGALADLVITELNPLENLKVLYGTGAPRLKEGGGLEWVGGVKYTVKDGIIYDAPRLLADVREMVEAAREPAAAAASE